One segment of Pasteurella skyensis DNA contains the following:
- a CDS encoding MurR/RpiR family transcriptional regulator: protein MAVRNILDTVGSLYNSLTKTEKRIAEKLLNMPEELNQCSLSEIAENLCVGEATFIRFCRTLGFKGFTDFKLALAVELATRTNNHSIFEEDISSEDSYLEIAKKLQISITRVTDKTISLLDFQELEKVVQTLLQAKRIFLFGVGTSGLSAEEAKTKFMRIGLQVDSITNNHFMYMQAALMNKNDVVIGISHSGFSQEIIQALEIAKRNKAQTIAITHNLRSPITKVADLVLINGNKQGQLQGDSLRTKIAQLFILDLIYTLIVKEEEKKATANKQKTLDVISEQRFNYKY, encoded by the coding sequence ATGGCAGTGAGAAATATTTTAGATACTGTTGGCTCTTTGTATAATAGCTTAACAAAAACTGAAAAACGTATTGCAGAAAAATTGCTGAATATGCCAGAAGAGCTTAACCAATGCTCTCTATCTGAAATTGCCGAAAATTTATGTGTTGGAGAGGCTACCTTTATCCGTTTTTGCCGCACATTAGGGTTCAAAGGTTTCACTGACTTTAAATTAGCATTAGCCGTTGAGTTAGCAACAAGAACAAACAATCACTCTATTTTTGAAGAAGATATCTCAAGTGAGGATTCTTACCTTGAAATTGCAAAAAAATTACAGATCAGCATTACAAGAGTCACTGATAAAACCATCAGTTTATTGGACTTCCAAGAACTTGAAAAAGTAGTTCAAACATTGCTTCAAGCAAAAAGAATCTTTTTATTCGGTGTTGGCACCTCTGGATTAAGCGCTGAAGAAGCAAAAACTAAATTTATGAGAATTGGGCTTCAAGTGGATTCGATAACGAATAATCATTTTATGTATATGCAAGCAGCCTTAATGAATAAAAATGATGTCGTTATTGGTATCAGCCATTCAGGGTTCTCACAAGAAATTATTCAGGCACTTGAAATCGCAAAAAGAAATAAAGCACAAACAATTGCAATCACCCATAACTTACGCTCCCCTATCACAAAAGTTGCCGATTTAGTCTTAATCAATGGTAATAAACAAGGACAGTTACAAGGTGATTCTTTACGAACTAAAATTGCACAACTGTTTATACTTGATTTAATTTATACCCTGATTGTGAAAGAAGAAGAGAAAAAAGCAACAGCGAATAAACAAAAAACATTAGATGTAATTTCAGAACAACGTTTTAATTATAAATATTGA
- a CDS encoding Sua5/YciO/YrdC/YwlC family protein, whose amino-acid sequence MYSFEQIIEQFNQNNVIAYPTEAVFGLGCNPHSEQAVQALLQLKNRPEDKGLILLASDPQFLLPYIDETKLTETEWNRFYQIGEQAITWIMPAKSTVSHYLTGKFDTIAVRLCKLFAISQLCNATQSAITSTSANLSGMPPCYTVEEVQQQFGEHFPILNASTGGKTKPSEIRDIFTQYIFRQG is encoded by the coding sequence ATGTACTCTTTTGAACAAATCATTGAACAATTTAACCAAAACAACGTGATAGCCTACCCTACAGAAGCCGTTTTTGGTTTGGGCTGTAATCCACACAGTGAACAAGCTGTTCAAGCATTATTACAATTAAAAAATCGTCCTGAGGACAAAGGATTAATTTTACTCGCATCTGATCCTCAATTTCTATTACCCTATATTGATGAAACAAAGTTAACGGAAACAGAATGGAATAGATTTTATCAGATAGGTGAGCAAGCTATTACTTGGATAATGCCTGCAAAATCAACTGTTTCACACTATTTAACAGGTAAGTTTGATACTATAGCGGTAAGATTGTGTAAACTTTTTGCAATTTCTCAACTTTGCAATGCCACCCAAAGTGCAATTACATCAACAAGTGCTAATCTTTCAGGAATGCCTCCTTGCTATACAGTGGAAGAAGTACAACAACAATTTGGTGAACACTTTCCAATTTTAAATGCCTCAACAGGAGGAAAAACGAAACCTTCTGAAATTAGAGATATTTTTACTCAATACATTTTTAGACAAGGGTAA
- the yqfB gene encoding N(4)-acetylcytidine aminohydrolase, with protein MLSSKKTITIRDKAESYFKPNQILEVFTNETDRFFAKIQVSSVTPILFEQLNEEHAKQENMTLEQLKTVIRDIYPNDNEFFVIEYKLI; from the coding sequence ATTTTAAGTAGTAAAAAAACCATTACAATTCGAGATAAGGCAGAATCTTATTTCAAACCTAACCAAATTTTAGAGGTGTTTACCAATGAAACGGATCGCTTCTTTGCTAAAATTCAAGTTAGCTCTGTGACTCCTATTTTATTTGAACAATTAAATGAAGAACACGCTAAACAAGAAAATATGACATTAGAGCAATTAAAAACTGTTATTCGAGATATCTATCCGAATGATAATGAATTTTTTGTGATTGAATATAAATTAATATAG
- the recN gene encoding DNA repair protein RecN → MLTHLTINNFAIVRQLNLALSEGMSVITGETGAGKSIGIDALGLCLGYRSESSMIRDKATKADISATFLMQQNSPAFLWLKEHELLDDDNPQECILRRMINNEGRSKAFVNNRPLPISQLRELGQYLIHLNGQHAPQLLLKNDYPLEIINNYANISPLLTQMEKQYAEWKKLNKALKSYKQRYQENLAQKQLLQYQVEELDEFALKENEFEELEENYNRLANAEQLISLSQNSLELLTENTEMNIDSMLYQTIRYLDELMEVDASYKPAQEMLNEALIQIQEASADIQSLANNIEQDPQLLNELESRISKAMDLARKHNVTTKSLWKHHQQLQQELQQFIDFEESEEQLITDEKNAYQKCLNLAEQIYQKRLEASQKLSEKVTKQIKQLAMENSEFFIDVQHNPEKLSSNGADYVVFNLRSNLGQQPQPLVKIASGGELSRISLAVQVLTANKLSTPTLIFDEVDVGISGATATAVGQLLRKLSKKCQVLCVTHLPQVASYGHHHFNVEKYVKDGQTETQMSNLRPQERITALARLLGGNKISEAVLANAKEMLELAQAYE, encoded by the coding sequence ATGCTTACTCATTTAACTATTAATAATTTTGCTATTGTCCGCCAACTTAACCTTGCCTTAAGTGAAGGTATGTCCGTTATTACAGGTGAAACTGGAGCGGGTAAATCTATCGGTATTGATGCACTAGGGTTGTGCTTAGGCTATCGCTCTGAAAGTTCAATGATTCGTGATAAAGCAACAAAAGCAGATATTTCTGCTACCTTTTTAATGCAACAAAACAGCCCTGCCTTTTTATGGTTAAAAGAACACGAATTATTAGATGACGATAATCCTCAAGAGTGTATTCTACGTAGAATGATCAATAATGAAGGTCGTTCAAAAGCGTTTGTAAATAATCGTCCTTTACCTATTTCTCAATTACGAGAATTGGGGCAATACCTTATTCATCTTAATGGACAACACGCTCCACAATTATTACTAAAAAATGACTATCCGCTGGAAATTATTAATAATTATGCCAATATTAGCCCGTTGCTTACTCAAATGGAAAAACAATATGCCGAATGGAAAAAACTAAACAAAGCATTAAAATCTTATAAACAACGTTACCAAGAAAATTTGGCTCAAAAACAATTACTTCAATATCAAGTGGAAGAGCTTGATGAATTTGCCTTAAAAGAGAATGAATTTGAAGAGTTAGAGGAAAATTACAATCGCCTAGCTAATGCTGAACAACTTATTTCACTCTCACAAAACTCTCTTGAATTACTGACTGAAAATACAGAAATGAATATTGATTCAATGTTATATCAAACGATTCGATATTTAGACGAATTAATGGAAGTAGATGCTAGCTATAAACCTGCTCAAGAAATGTTAAATGAGGCACTTATTCAAATTCAAGAAGCCAGTGCTGATATACAATCCCTTGCCAATAATATTGAACAAGATCCTCAATTATTAAATGAATTAGAATCTCGAATCAGTAAAGCAATGGATCTTGCCCGTAAACATAACGTGACAACAAAAAGTTTATGGAAACATCATCAGCAGTTACAACAAGAGCTTCAGCAGTTCATCGATTTTGAAGAGAGTGAAGAACAACTCATCACAGATGAAAAGAACGCCTACCAAAAGTGTTTAAACCTAGCAGAACAGATTTACCAAAAGCGTTTAGAAGCAAGCCAAAAACTCTCAGAAAAGGTAACAAAACAAATTAAACAACTTGCGATGGAAAACAGCGAGTTCTTTATTGATGTACAACATAATCCTGAAAAACTTTCCAGTAATGGTGCTGATTACGTCGTCTTTAATTTACGCAGTAATTTAGGTCAACAACCACAACCCTTAGTTAAAATAGCGTCAGGAGGTGAACTGTCACGAATTTCATTAGCAGTACAAGTCTTAACAGCAAATAAACTTTCTACGCCAACCCTTATTTTTGATGAAGTTGATGTTGGCATCAGTGGTGCAACAGCCACTGCTGTTGGTCAACTACTCCGTAAACTTTCAAAAAAATGCCAAGTATTATGTGTGACCCATCTACCTCAAGTTGCAAGCTATGGTCATCACCACTTTAACGTAGAAAAATATGTCAAAGATGGGCAAACTGAAACCCAAATGAGTAATTTACGACCACAAGAGCGTATCACTGCATTGGCTCGTTTACTTGGAGGTAACAAAATTTCCGAAGCTGTCCTCGCCAACGCTAAAGAAATGTTAGAACTTGCTCAAGCATATGAGTAA
- the aroE gene encoding shikimate dehydrogenase, translating to MNKYAVWGNPISQSKSPRIHQLFAQQTGKNIDYSAQLGDSTLFKQQIYDFFQQGAKGANITAPFKEEAFQLADCHSESCLLAEACNTLKLLDNGNLYADNTDGMGLVMDLERLGWLTENQNILILGAGGATKGVLYPLLNRKQTITLYNRTLAKAVTLTQKFAKFGHITTTTLEQLNHQSFDLIINATSLGLQGKYVPLPSHLLQHSKVYDMQYASNMNTPFLHYAIKNGAKQVQDGLGMLVGQAAYSFYLWESIMPEIPPVLQQLKIEI from the coding sequence ATGAATAAATATGCTGTTTGGGGAAACCCTATTTCACAAAGTAAATCACCTCGTATCCATCAACTTTTTGCACAGCAAACAGGTAAAAATATTGATTATTCAGCACAATTAGGTGATAGCACGCTTTTTAAACAGCAAATTTATGATTTCTTTCAACAAGGTGCAAAAGGCGCAAATATTACTGCACCATTTAAAGAAGAAGCGTTTCAATTAGCCGATTGCCATAGTGAAAGCTGTTTATTAGCAGAGGCTTGCAACACACTAAAATTGTTAGATAATGGAAATTTATATGCAGATAATACCGATGGAATGGGTTTGGTTATGGATTTGGAGCGCTTAGGATGGCTCACTGAAAATCAAAATATTCTTATTTTAGGAGCTGGAGGAGCAACAAAAGGCGTACTATATCCACTCTTAAATAGAAAGCAAACTATTACTCTCTATAACCGAACCTTAGCCAAAGCGGTGACATTAACACAAAAATTTGCAAAATTTGGGCATATTACAACCACTACTCTTGAGCAATTGAATCACCAATCTTTTGATTTAATTATTAATGCTACCTCATTGGGATTACAAGGAAAATATGTCCCACTACCATCTCATCTTTTGCAACATTCAAAAGTGTATGATATGCAATATGCTTCAAATATGAACACACCTTTTTTACACTATGCTATAAAAAATGGTGCAAAACAAGTTCAAGATGGTTTGGGAATGTTGGTAGGACAAGCTGCTTACTCCTTTTATTTATGGGAAAGTATAATGCCTGAAATCCCCCCTGTACTACAGCAACTCAAAATAGAAATTTAG
- a CDS encoding DNA topoisomerase family protein, with amino-acid sequence MSLFQPKKQTEHCPQCNAPLQIKKGKKGLFLGCTSYPDCDYLKPLHQNYHIIKTLEEQCPECGYFLQLKQGTYGIFIGCSHYPYCHFTVHEEPQEIEFDCPECKKEKLVARTGRSGKIFYGCLGFPKCKFTLPSKPIQKQCPQCRSELVIEKKQRGNLMYLCANTHCQYLFNKED; translated from the coding sequence ATGAGCCTCTTTCAACCTAAAAAACAGACTGAACATTGCCCTCAATGTAATGCACCTTTGCAAATCAAAAAAGGTAAAAAGGGGCTTTTTTTAGGTTGTACAAGCTACCCTGATTGTGATTATTTAAAACCATTACATCAAAATTACCATATTATTAAAACCCTAGAAGAACAGTGTCCTGAATGTGGTTATTTTTTACAATTAAAACAAGGGACTTATGGTATTTTTATTGGTTGTAGCCATTATCCTTATTGCCATTTTACGGTTCACGAAGAACCTCAAGAAATTGAGTTTGATTGCCCTGAATGTAAAAAAGAGAAGTTAGTTGCTCGAACAGGGCGATCTGGAAAAATATTTTATGGCTGCTTAGGATTCCCAAAGTGTAAATTTACTTTACCCAGCAAACCAATCCAAAAACAATGCCCTCAATGCCGCAGTGAATTAGTAATCGAAAAAAAACAGCGAGGAAACTTAATGTACCTCTGCGCTAACACACACTGCCAGTACTTATTTAACAAGGAAGATTAA